In the genome of Candidatus Kryptonium sp., the window CGTCCTCAAGCACTAAAAATCCCAACTCGTCAATGTCAATCACTCTCCCAGTTACGGTTTTTCCAGATTGTATTACCGTGATTTTTTCTCCGATCATTTTACATCTACTTTTCCATTTTTGAATGACCGCTGAAAAATCTCTATTCTTGTTAAGCTCATCATAATCAATCTCAATCTGGCCAAGTATATCTTTAAGTAATTCAACTCTATCGTAAATTTTTCCTGTTGATAGATACAACGAAGTTGCATATTCTTGGATTTCCTTTGGAAATTCGCTTTGATTTACATTTATCCCGATACCAAGAATGATAAAATCGCTTTTTTCAACTGTTATTGATGCTTCCATCAAGATTCCACAGAATTTTTTATTGTCTATTAAAAGGTCGTTAGGCCATTTCGTAGTGATTTTGAGATTTGCGTGTTTTTCA includes:
- a CDS encoding biotin--[acetyl-CoA-carboxylase] ligase — translated: MEFNEKNISQNLETKIFGRRIFFFKSIKSTMDYAKKIAEKDEPEGTIVIADYQSHGRGRFGRIWKAEPGKNILMSIILRPQIPLERFSIFPFLFANSIASAIEKHANLKITTKWPNDLLIDNKKFCGILMEASITVEKSDFIILGIGINVNQSEFPKEIQEYATSLYLSTGKIYDRVELLKDILGQIEIDYDELNKNRDFSAVIQKWKSRCKMIGEKITVIQSGKTVTGRVIDIDELGFLVLEDENLRKIKLSSGDVTVVK